In Acidimicrobiales bacterium, the following proteins share a genomic window:
- a CDS encoding nucleotide exchange factor GrpE: MSPRPDGPGGETVGPPQRPEPAKPTGTASGAGDRTAGPARPDAAAGNEGAGNQGAGNEGAGNEGAGNEGAGEDVVDAAAEAVELEFDAILSVAQRERDEYLDMLRRVQADFENYKKRMMRQQTDHLERAAEDMVTKILPVLDAFDLARAHLGEGDDASAEGKALLAASGLLADTLAKEGLERIDDPGAPFDPSVHEAVDRVPDGAGPAGQGSSGEGPVVDGVLRAGYRWKGRVIRPAMVRVRG, from the coding sequence ATGAGCCCGCGCCCGGACGGCCCCGGCGGCGAGACCGTCGGGCCGCCCCAGCGCCCCGAGCCGGCGAAGCCGACCGGCACCGCGTCCGGGGCCGGTGACCGCACGGCCGGCCCGGCCCGGCCCGACGCCGCTGCCGGGAACGAGGGCGCCGGGAACCAGGGCGCCGGGAACGAGGGCGCCGGGAACGAGGGCGCCGGGAACGAGGGCGCCGGCGAGGACGTGGTCGACGCCGCCGCCGAGGCCGTCGAGCTCGAGTTCGACGCCATCCTGAGCGTGGCGCAGCGCGAGCGCGACGAGTACCTCGACATGCTGCGGCGGGTCCAGGCCGACTTCGAGAATTACAAGAAGCGCATGATGCGCCAGCAGACCGACCATCTCGAGCGGGCCGCCGAGGACATGGTGACGAAGATCCTGCCCGTGCTCGACGCCTTCGACCTGGCGCGCGCCCATCTCGGTGAGGGCGACGACGCCTCGGCCGAGGGCAAGGCCCTGCTGGCCGCCTCGGGGCTGCTGGCGGACACGCTGGCCAAGGAGGGCCTCGAGCGCATCGACGATCCCGGCGCGCCCTTCGACCCGTCGGTGCACGAGGCGGTGGACCGCGTCCCCGACGGGGCGGGCCCGGCCGGCCAGGGATCGTCGGGCGAGGGCCCCGTCGTCGACGGCGTGCTGCGGGCCGGCTACCGCTGGAAGGGCCGGGTCATCCGGCCCGCCATGGTGCGCGTGCGGGGGTGA
- a CDS encoding helix-turn-helix transcriptional regulator — MAARPPRPEPDRRAALYVISVAAELAGMHPQTLRVYERKGLVDPSRTGGGNRRYSPRDIERLRRISELTGAGLNLEGVRRVLELEAEVERLSAELDRVREEARHAVEQTHRHYRRDLVPLRQALVWRAGGSARNRGRR, encoded by the coding sequence ATGGCAGCACGACCGCCCAGGCCTGAGCCCGACCGGCGGGCCGCGCTCTACGTGATCTCCGTGGCCGCCGAGCTGGCGGGCATGCACCCGCAGACCCTGCGCGTCTACGAGCGCAAGGGCCTCGTGGACCCGTCGCGCACGGGGGGCGGCAACCGCCGGTACTCGCCGCGTGACATCGAGCGCCTGCGCCGCATCAGCGAGCTCACGGGGGCGGGGCTGAACCTCGAAGGGGTGCGCCGCGTCCTCGAGCTCGAGGCCGAGGTGGAGCGCCTCAGCGCCGAGCTCGACCGGGTGCGCGAGGAGGCGCGCCACGCCGTGGAGCAGACACACCGCCACTACCGCCGCGACCTGGTGCCGTTGCGCCAGGCCCTGGTGTGGCGGGCGGGCGGCAGCGCCCGCAACCGGGGAAGGAGGTAA
- the dnaJ gene encoding molecular chaperone DnaJ yields MVAQREWLDKDYYQVLGVSKTATDKEITRAYRKLAKQFHPDANPGSEERFKEISAAYDVLGDTAKRQEYDEVRRLGASGFAGMGGGGFGGPGGGTFRVEDLGDLGDLLGGLGGFGGGRRGRNAGPRRGADVEAELHLSFEDAVQGVTTSVHVAGEARCETCNGSGAAPGSSPVTCPTCHGRGALDDNQGLFSLSRVCPQCSGRGTVIEKPCRTCRGSGITRRTREVKVRIPAGVEDGQRIRVKGRGAPGRANGPAGDLYVIVHVEPHRVFGRRGRNLTLTAPVTFPEAALGSTVTVPTLDGPVTLRIPAGTSSGQTFRVKGRGVPGHGRAGAGDLLVTAEVAVPKKLTDEQRAAVEEFARVSHDEPRAHLGVTTDGSTTAQA; encoded by the coding sequence GTGGTCGCCCAGCGTGAGTGGCTCGACAAGGACTACTACCAGGTGCTCGGTGTCTCCAAGACCGCCACCGACAAGGAGATCACGCGCGCCTATCGCAAGCTGGCCAAGCAGTTCCACCCCGACGCCAACCCCGGGTCCGAGGAGCGCTTCAAGGAGATCAGCGCCGCCTACGACGTCCTCGGTGACACCGCCAAGCGCCAGGAGTACGACGAGGTCCGGCGCCTGGGCGCCTCGGGCTTCGCCGGCATGGGCGGCGGCGGCTTCGGCGGCCCCGGCGGGGGCACGTTCCGCGTCGAGGACCTCGGCGACCTCGGGGACCTGCTCGGCGGCCTGGGCGGCTTCGGCGGCGGCCGGCGCGGCCGCAACGCCGGGCCCCGGCGCGGGGCCGATGTCGAGGCCGAGCTGCACCTGTCGTTCGAGGACGCCGTGCAGGGCGTGACCACGTCGGTGCACGTCGCCGGCGAGGCGCGCTGCGAGACCTGCAACGGCAGCGGCGCCGCCCCGGGCTCCTCGCCGGTGACGTGCCCCACCTGCCACGGCCGGGGTGCGCTCGACGACAACCAGGGCCTGTTCTCGCTCAGCCGCGTCTGCCCGCAGTGCAGCGGCCGCGGCACCGTCATCGAGAAGCCGTGCCGCACCTGCCGCGGCAGCGGCATCACCCGGCGCACGCGCGAGGTGAAGGTGCGCATCCCCGCCGGGGTGGAGGACGGCCAGCGCATCCGCGTGAAGGGCCGGGGGGCGCCGGGTCGTGCCAACGGGCCCGCCGGCGACCTCTACGTGATCGTGCACGTGGAGCCCCACCGCGTCTTCGGCCGTCGGGGCCGCAACCTCACCCTGACGGCGCCGGTGACCTTCCCCGAGGCCGCCCTGGGCTCCACCGTGACGGTCCCCACCCTCGACGGGCCCGTGACCCTGCGCATCCCGGCGGGGACGTCGTCGGGGCAGACCTTCCGAGTGAAGGGCCGGGGCGTGCCCGGCCACGGCCGGGCCGGCGCCGGGGACCTGCTGGTCACCGCCGAGGTGGCCGTGCCCAAGAAGCTGACCGACGAGCAGCGCGCCGCTGTCGAGGAGTTCGCCCGCGTCTCGCACGACGAGCCGCGCGCCCATCTGGGGGTGACGACCGATGGCAGCACGACCGCCCAGGCCTGA
- a CDS encoding AAA family ATPase: MAIDPNRWTLKTQEAFEAATELARAENHPEVTPDHVLAALLGQVDGLAIPLIARAGKEPTALTNQVAQRLSSLPKAYGGGDVALARATRDLLETAESLRGDMGDEYLSVEHVLLGLADAIGVSRDQLLTALRQVRGSHRVTSQNPEEQYQALERYGRDLTALARQGKLDPVIGRDEEIRRVIQVLSRRTKNNPVLIGEPGVGKTAIVEGLATRIVEGDVPEGLRDKRVVSLDLSAMVAGAKYRGEFEERLKAVLKEITDAEGEVVTFIDELHTIVGAGGAEGAMDAGNMIKPMLARGELRLIGATTLDEYRKHIEKDAALERRFQPVFVGQPSVEDTVAILRGLKERYEVHHGVRIQDAALVAAAVLSDRYVTGRFLPDKAIDLIDEAASRLRIEIDSMPTEIDVVTRRMRQLEIERVALAKETDALSQERLTRLDEELANLKEQADAMTARWQAEKDAIAAIRALKEELEVRKGEAERYARDGDLTRASEIRYGQVPEIERRIEEATKALAELQANGAMLKEEVDAEDVAEVVSRWTGVPVTKLMEAELAKLVRMEEALHARVVGQDEAVHAVANAIRRSRAGLSDPNRPIGSFLFLGPTGVGKTELARALAAFLFDDDRAMVRIDMGEYQEKHTVSRLVGAPPGYVGYEEGGQLSEAVRRRPYAVVLLDEIEKAHPDVFNVLLQVLEDGRLTDGQGRTVDFTNTVLIMTSNLPGDPQDFFKPEFFNRIDDVVRFRSLSQEDIRRIVDIQIDRLATRVAERRLTLVVTD, from the coding sequence ATGGCGATCGACCCCAACCGCTGGACCCTCAAGACCCAGGAGGCCTTCGAGGCCGCCACCGAGCTCGCCCGCGCCGAGAACCACCCCGAGGTCACCCCCGACCACGTGCTGGCGGCCCTGCTCGGCCAGGTCGACGGCCTCGCCATCCCCCTCATCGCCAGGGCGGGGAAGGAGCCGACCGCACTCACCAACCAGGTGGCGCAACGGCTCTCCTCACTCCCCAAGGCCTACGGCGGAGGCGATGTGGCCCTGGCGCGCGCCACCCGGGACCTGCTCGAGACGGCCGAATCGCTCCGCGGCGACATGGGCGACGAGTACCTGTCGGTGGAGCACGTGCTGCTGGGGTTGGCCGACGCCATCGGCGTGTCGCGCGACCAGCTGCTCACCGCCCTGCGCCAGGTGCGCGGCAGCCACCGCGTCACGTCGCAGAACCCCGAGGAGCAGTACCAGGCGCTGGAGCGCTACGGCCGCGACCTCACCGCGCTCGCCCGCCAGGGCAAGCTCGACCCCGTCATCGGGCGCGACGAGGAGATCCGCCGCGTCATCCAGGTGCTGTCGCGGCGCACCAAGAACAACCCCGTCCTCATCGGCGAGCCCGGCGTGGGCAAGACCGCCATCGTCGAGGGTCTGGCCACCCGCATCGTGGAGGGCGACGTCCCCGAGGGCCTGCGCGACAAGCGCGTGGTGTCCCTCGACCTGTCGGCCATGGTGGCGGGCGCCAAGTACCGCGGCGAGTTCGAGGAGCGCCTCAAGGCCGTGCTGAAGGAGATCACCGACGCCGAGGGCGAGGTGGTCACCTTCATCGACGAGCTGCACACCATCGTGGGCGCGGGCGGGGCCGAGGGCGCCATGGACGCCGGGAACATGATCAAGCCCATGTTGGCACGCGGCGAGCTGCGGCTCATCGGCGCCACCACGCTCGACGAGTACCGCAAGCACATCGAAAAGGACGCCGCCCTCGAGCGCCGCTTCCAGCCCGTGTTCGTGGGCCAGCCCTCGGTGGAGGACACCGTGGCCATCCTGCGGGGGCTGAAGGAGCGCTACGAGGTCCACCACGGCGTGCGCATCCAGGACGCCGCCCTGGTGGCGGCGGCGGTGCTGTCGGACCGCTACGTCACGGGCCGCTTCCTGCCCGACAAGGCCATCGACCTCATCGACGAGGCCGCCAGCCGGCTGCGCATCGAGATCGACTCCATGCCCACCGAGATCGACGTCGTCACCCGCCGCATGCGCCAGCTCGAGATCGAGCGCGTGGCCCTGGCCAAGGAGACCGACGCCCTCTCCCAGGAGCGCCTCACCCGCCTCGACGAAGAGCTCGCCAACCTGAAGGAGCAGGCCGACGCCATGACGGCGCGCTGGCAGGCGGAGAAGGACGCCATCGCCGCCATCCGGGCGCTCAAGGAGGAGCTCGAGGTGCGCAAGGGCGAGGCCGAGCGCTACGCGCGCGACGGCGACCTCACGCGCGCCTCGGAGATCCGCTACGGCCAGGTCCCCGAGATCGAGCGCCGCATCGAGGAGGCCACCAAGGCGCTCGCCGAGCTGCAGGCCAACGGGGCCATGCTGAAGGAGGAGGTCGACGCCGAGGACGTGGCCGAGGTGGTGAGCCGCTGGACGGGCGTCCCCGTGACGAAGCTGATGGAGGCCGAGCTGGCGAAGCTGGTGCGCATGGAGGAGGCCCTCCACGCGCGGGTGGTGGGCCAGGACGAGGCCGTGCACGCCGTGGCCAACGCCATCCGCCGCAGCCGGGCCGGCCTGTCGGACCCCAACCGGCCCATCGGCTCGTTCCTGTTCCTGGGACCCACCGGCGTGGGCAAGACCGAGCTGGCCCGGGCCCTGGCGGCGTTCCTGTTCGACGACGACCGCGCCATGGTGCGCATCGACATGGGCGAGTACCAGGAGAAGCACACGGTGTCGCGCCTGGTGGGCGCCCCCCCGGGCTACGTCGGCTACGAGGAGGGCGGCCAGCTGTCCGAGGCGGTGCGCCGCCGACCCTACGCGGTGGTGCTGCTCGACGAGATCGAGAAGGCCCACCCCGACGTGTTCAACGTCCTGCTCCAGGTGCTCGAGGACGGGCGGCTCACCGACGGCCAGGGCCGGACGGTCGACTTCACCAACACCGTGCTCATCATGACGTCGAACCTGCCCGGCGACCCCCAGGACTTCTTCAAGCCGGAGTTCTTCAACCGCATCGACGACGTGGTGCGCTTCCGCTCGCTCAGCCAGGAGGACATCCGCCGCATCGTGGACATCCAGATCGACCGCCTGGCGACCCGGGTGGCCGAGCGCCGCCTGACCCTGGTGGTCACCGACG